A part of Aspergillus flavus chromosome 1, complete sequence genomic DNA contains:
- a CDS encoding GTP cyclohydrolase 1 type 2/Nif3, translating to MSPRFRLVFFVPPSAVSACKTAIFSAGAGRYPGQGNYTECCWTTAGTSQFRPGDAANPHIGKVGELETTEEIRVEALCAGEDIARKAVEALKKAHPYEQPSYGVYRMEDF from the exons ATGTCTCCCCGATTCAGACTCGTATTCTTCGTGCCCCCCTCGGCCGTATCAGCCTGCAAGACGGCTATCTTTTCTGCAGGCGCGGGCCGTTACCCCGGCCAAGGGAACTACACGGAGTGCTGCTGGACCACTGCGGGAACCTCTCAATTCCGTCCTGGAGATGCAGCTAATCCGCACATCGGGAAGGTGGGCGAATTGGAGACAACGGAGGAGATCAGGGTAGAGGCATTGTGTGCTGGTGAGGATATTGCGAGAAAGGCTGTTGAGGCATTGAAGAA GGCTCATCCGTATGAGCAGCCTTCTTATGGTGTTTATAGGATGGAGGATTTTTGA